From Alienimonas californiensis, a single genomic window includes:
- a CDS encoding GspE/PulE family protein, with product MAADILEKFVADGTISREQLHEAQDLAKRKKTSPAQMLVALGYLDEADLAKASGGGKTLDLANLTVPDEVIALVPVSVARENTVLPISATERSVTIAFADPSDMGALQKLEFLLTPRSIDIAPAAKGDVVAAIDRHYGGAGEGGGGADTMHTMLTEITETQIDVTQATLTARDADDEDETAPIIRLVNLIISEAVKMRASDVHIEPFEDRVRIRYRIDGSLVERDSAPRRMLAAMTSRIKIMASMDISEKRRPQDGRIKTRAGGKELDLRVSILPTNHGQACVMRILDRDNIKVGLKNLGFGEENYKTFQNLIRRPNGIFLVTGPTGSGKTTTLYSALGELNRPDRKIITAEDPVEYYLPGINQVEVKHSIGLDFQRIIRAMLRQAPNVILVGEIRDKETAEMAIQASLTGHFVLSTLHTNDAPSSITRLIDMGVQPFLVASSILAVMAQRLVRVVCESCKQPYTPDAGELEYFDITPEEADEATFFKGRGCNKCSHTGYRGRRAVFELMGMNSAIREMTFKGEPAQAIRRQARLFGMRTLVDDAREKAMAGITTLTEVQKLMRSSD from the coding sequence ATGGCCGCCGACATCCTCGAAAAGTTTGTCGCCGACGGCACGATCAGCCGGGAGCAGCTGCACGAGGCGCAGGACCTGGCGAAGCGCAAGAAGACCAGCCCGGCCCAGATGCTGGTCGCGTTGGGCTACCTGGACGAGGCGGATCTGGCGAAAGCCTCCGGCGGCGGCAAGACGCTGGACCTGGCGAACCTGACGGTGCCGGACGAGGTGATCGCCTTGGTGCCGGTCTCCGTAGCCCGCGAGAACACGGTGCTGCCGATCTCCGCGACGGAGAGGTCGGTCACGATCGCCTTCGCGGACCCGTCGGACATGGGGGCGCTCCAGAAGCTGGAGTTCCTGCTCACGCCGCGGTCCATCGACATCGCCCCGGCGGCGAAAGGCGACGTCGTCGCCGCGATCGACCGCCACTACGGCGGCGCCGGCGAGGGCGGCGGCGGGGCCGACACCATGCACACCATGCTGACGGAGATCACCGAGACCCAGATCGACGTCACCCAGGCGACCCTCACCGCCCGGGACGCGGACGACGAGGACGAGACCGCCCCGATCATTCGCCTGGTAAACCTGATTATTTCCGAGGCCGTGAAGATGCGGGCCTCGGACGTTCATATCGAGCCGTTCGAGGACCGGGTGCGGATCCGTTACCGGATCGACGGGTCGCTGGTGGAGCGAGACAGCGCCCCCCGCCGGATGCTGGCCGCCATGACCAGTCGTATTAAAATCATGGCGTCGATGGACATCTCCGAGAAGCGCCGCCCCCAGGACGGCCGCATTAAGACGCGGGCCGGCGGTAAGGAGCTGGACCTTCGCGTCTCCATTCTGCCCACGAACCACGGGCAGGCCTGCGTCATGCGGATTCTGGACCGCGACAATATTAAAGTCGGTCTGAAGAACCTCGGCTTCGGCGAGGAAAACTACAAGACCTTCCAGAACCTGATCCGCCGCCCCAACGGCATCTTCCTGGTCACCGGCCCCACCGGCTCCGGCAAGACGACCACGCTGTATTCCGCCCTGGGGGAATTGAACCGGCCGGACCGCAAGATCATCACCGCGGAGGACCCGGTCGAATATTATCTGCCGGGCATCAATCAGGTGGAGGTCAAGCACAGCATCGGCTTGGACTTCCAGCGGATCATCCGGGCGATGCTGCGGCAGGCCCCGAACGTCATTCTGGTGGGCGAAATCCGCGACAAGGAGACCGCGGAGATGGCGATTCAGGCCTCCCTGACGGGTCACTTCGTGCTCAGCACGCTGCACACCAACGACGCCCCCAGCAGCATCACGCGGCTGATCGACATGGGCGTGCAGCCCTTCCTGGTGGCCAGCAGCATCCTCGCGGTGATGGCCCAGCGGCTGGTCCGCGTGGTCTGCGAAAGCTGCAAGCAGCCCTATACGCCGGACGCCGGCGAGCTGGAATACTTCGACATCACCCCCGAAGAGGCCGACGAGGCCACCTTCTTCAAGGGGCGCGGGTGCAATAAATGCTCCCACACCGGCTACCGCGGCCGGCGGGCCGTGTTCGAGCTGATGGGCATGAACTCCGCGATCCGCGAGATGACCTTCAAGGGCGAGCCCGCCCAGGCGATCCGCCGGCAGGCGCGGTTGTTCGGCATGCGGACGCTGGTCGACGACGCCCGCGAGAAGGCGATGGCCGGCATCACCACCCTCACCGAAGTGCAGAAGCTGATGCGCTCCAGCGATTGA
- a CDS encoding type IV pilus twitching motility protein PilT, with the protein MAFVQIDKLLETVVKEKVSDLHITVGQPPVIRAGGRMRRLETKTLDADDTNSLMKSITPERNQQELQEVGGTDFGFAYGDKARFRVSVFKQKGTIAMVLRRIPNEFLTMEQIGLPPVVKDLITRPRGLFLVTGPTGSGKTTSLASMMNWINETHAHHMITLEDPIEYYHEHKKSTVNQREIGVDVPSFPEALRRALRQDPDIILVGEMRDLETISSAITAAETGHVVFGTLHTTGAQGTVDRIIDVFPTNQQEQIRTQLSVGILGVLSQALLPRKPSGMVAAYELLVVTPAIANLIREGKTFRINSSIQTGRKYGMQLLDDHLFSLWKNNIVEEEDVLYKANQPGELKVRIEKAKRGLYEDEEGDDDVEEEDDDFE; encoded by the coding sequence ATGGCCTTCGTGCAGATCGACAAGCTGCTGGAGACGGTGGTGAAGGAGAAGGTCTCCGACCTGCACATCACCGTCGGTCAGCCGCCCGTGATCCGGGCCGGCGGACGGATGCGGCGCCTCGAGACCAAAACGCTGGACGCCGACGACACCAACTCGTTGATGAAGTCCATCACCCCGGAGCGGAACCAGCAGGAGCTTCAGGAAGTCGGCGGGACGGACTTCGGCTTCGCCTACGGCGACAAGGCCCGCTTCCGGGTCAGCGTATTCAAGCAGAAGGGCACCATCGCGATGGTGCTGCGACGGATTCCCAACGAGTTCCTCACGATGGAGCAGATCGGCCTGCCGCCGGTCGTGAAGGACCTCATCACCCGCCCCCGCGGGCTGTTCCTGGTTACCGGGCCGACGGGCTCCGGGAAGACCACCTCGTTGGCCAGCATGATGAACTGGATCAACGAGACCCACGCCCACCACATGATCACGCTCGAAGACCCGATCGAGTATTATCACGAGCATAAAAAGAGCACCGTCAACCAGCGGGAAATCGGCGTCGACGTGCCGAGCTTCCCCGAGGCCCTCCGCCGGGCCCTGCGGCAGGACCCGGACATCATCCTCGTCGGCGAGATGCGCGACCTGGAGACCATCAGTTCCGCCATCACCGCCGCCGAAACCGGGCACGTGGTGTTCGGCACGCTGCACACCACCGGCGCCCAGGGCACCGTCGACCGGATCATCGACGTGTTCCCCACCAACCAACAGGAACAGATTCGCACCCAGCTTTCGGTGGGCATTTTGGGCGTGCTCTCGCAGGCTTTGCTGCCGCGCAAGCCGTCCGGCATGGTCGCCGCGTACGAGTTGCTGGTCGTCACCCCCGCCATCGCGAACCTGATCCGCGAAGGCAAGACGTTCCGCATCAATTCGTCCATTCAGACCGGGCGGAAATACGGCATGCAGCTGCTGGACGACCACCTGTTCAGCCTGTGGAAGAACAACATCGTGGAGGAGGAGGACGTCCTTTACAAAGCGAACCAGCCCGGCGAGTTGAAGGTTCGCATCGAAAAGGCGAAACGCGGCCTGTACGAGGACGAAGAAGGGGACGACGACGTCGAGGAGGAGGACGACGACTTCGAATGA
- a CDS encoding GspE/PulE family protein, translating to MAARRKIGQILQDLGYLSEDQVWDLLEEQKQSPGEVFGQVAVRSGLVTQAQITEALAEQWGMPVVDLENTQIPAKVLESVPQTMCEIYKICPVSLKGDVLTVAMADPQNVAALDDLKNFLGHEVRGAVSSAEDVAAAIERNYAERPDSIEDVIGELEVEQDGDSAAFDLSDPEEMADAAPIRKLVNIVLLNAIKDQASDIHFEPFEDEFKIRVKADGVLYEMIPPPRHMANAVISRIKIMADLDIAERRLPQDGRIELNVGGNPVDLRVSILPTMFGEACVMRVLDRTVVSLDLNKIGMDAGTLDRFRKMIKRPNGIILVTGPTGSGKTTTLYSTLNELNEISEKIITTEDPIEYDIDGLIQCPINSDIDVTFAACLRAILRHDPDLILVGEIRDYETAEIAVQSALTGHLVFSTLHTNDAPSSITRMLDMGVPKFLITACVEAVLAQRLVRRICTDCRTAFEPSDELLMELQLPVETARQYDFYYGKGCATCHNSGYKGRVGLYELMDVTDDIRDLIAEDANVDDLRNLARSQGMTTLREAGLKLIFEGVTTIDEVVRETVIEDIT from the coding sequence ATGGCCGCCCGCCGCAAAATCGGACAGATCCTGCAGGATCTCGGATATCTGTCCGAGGACCAGGTCTGGGATCTGTTGGAGGAACAGAAGCAGAGCCCCGGGGAGGTGTTCGGGCAGGTCGCGGTCCGCAGCGGGCTGGTCACGCAGGCCCAGATCACCGAGGCGCTGGCCGAGCAGTGGGGGATGCCGGTCGTCGATCTGGAGAACACCCAGATCCCGGCGAAGGTGCTCGAGAGCGTCCCGCAGACGATGTGCGAGATCTATAAGATCTGCCCCGTCAGCCTGAAGGGGGACGTGCTGACGGTCGCCATGGCCGACCCGCAGAACGTGGCGGCGCTGGACGACCTGAAGAACTTCCTCGGGCACGAGGTCCGCGGCGCCGTCAGCAGCGCCGAGGACGTCGCCGCCGCCATCGAGCGCAACTACGCGGAGCGCCCCGACAGCATCGAGGACGTCATCGGCGAGCTGGAGGTCGAACAGGACGGCGACAGCGCCGCCTTCGATCTCTCCGACCCGGAGGAGATGGCCGACGCGGCCCCGATCCGCAAGCTGGTCAATATCGTGCTTTTAAACGCGATCAAGGACCAGGCCAGCGACATTCACTTCGAGCCGTTCGAGGACGAGTTTAAAATCCGCGTCAAAGCGGACGGCGTGCTGTACGAGATGATCCCCCCGCCGCGGCACATGGCGAACGCCGTCATCAGCCGCATCAAGATCATGGCGGACCTGGACATCGCCGAACGCCGGCTGCCGCAGGACGGGCGGATCGAACTGAACGTCGGCGGCAATCCCGTCGACCTGCGGGTCAGCATTTTGCCCACGATGTTCGGCGAAGCCTGCGTCATGCGGGTGCTGGACCGCACGGTGGTCAGCCTCGACCTGAATAAGATCGGGATGGACGCCGGCACGCTGGACCGCTTCCGCAAGATGATCAAGCGGCCCAACGGCATTATTCTGGTCACGGGGCCCACCGGGTCGGGCAAGACGACCACGCTGTACTCCACGCTGAACGAACTGAACGAGATCTCGGAAAAGATCATCACCACCGAGGACCCGATCGAATACGACATCGACGGCCTCATCCAGTGCCCGATTAATTCCGACATCGACGTCACCTTCGCCGCCTGCCTGCGGGCGATCCTGCGGCACGACCCGGACCTGATCCTCGTCGGCGAGATCCGCGACTACGAAACGGCGGAGATCGCCGTGCAGAGCGCCCTCACCGGGCACCTCGTGTTCAGCACGCTGCACACCAACGACGCGCCCAGCAGCATCACCCGGATGCTCGATATGGGCGTGCCCAAGTTCCTCATCACCGCCTGCGTGGAGGCCGTGCTGGCCCAGCGGCTGGTCCGCCGCATCTGCACCGATTGCCGCACCGCCTTCGAGCCCTCCGACGAACTGCTGATGGAACTCCAGCTGCCGGTCGAAACGGCCCGGCAGTACGACTTCTATTACGGCAAGGGCTGCGCGACCTGTCATAACAGCGGCTATAAAGGCCGCGTCGGGCTGTACGAACTGATGGACGTCACCGACGACATCCGCGACCTGATCGCCGAGGACGCCAACGTGGACGACCTCCGCAACCTGGCCCGCTCCCAGGGGATGACCACCTTGCGGGAAGCCGGCCTGAAACTGATTTTCGAGGGAGTGACCACAATCGACGAGGTCGTCCGCGAAACCGTCATCGAGGACATCACGTAG